The genomic interval gaaatctgaaagaaatcagagtaagagttcacagcactgagaaatctgaaagaaatcagagtaagagctcacagccctgagaaatctgaaagaaatcagagtaagagttcacagcactgagaaatctgaaagaaatcagagtaagagctcacagcactgagaaatctgaaagaaatcagagtaagagttcacagcgctgagaaatctgaaagaaatcagagtaagagttcacagcgctgagaaatctgaaagaaatcagagtaagagttcacagccctgagaaatctgaaagaaatcagagtaagagttcacagcactgagaaatctgaaagaaatcagagtaagagctcacagcactgagaaatctgaaagaaatcagagtaagagttcacagcgctgagaaatctgaaagaaatcagagtaagagttcacagccctgagaaatctgaaagaaatcagagtaagagttcacagcactgagaaatctgaaagaaatcagagtaagagctcacagcactgagaaatctgaaagaaatcagagtaagagttcacagcactgagaaatctgaaagaaatcagagtaagagttcacagcactgagaaatctgaaagaaatcagagtaagagttcacagcactgagaaatctgaaagaaatcagagtaagagctcacagcactgagaaacctgaaagaaatcagagtaagagctcacagcactgagaaatctgaaagaaatcagagtaagagttcacagcgctgagaaatctgaaagaaatcagagtaagagctcacagcactgagaaatctgaaagaaatcagagtaagagttcacagcactgagaaatctgaaggaaatcagagtaagagctcacagcactgagaaatctgaaagaaatcagagtaagagctcacagcactgagaaacctgaaagaaatcagagtaagagttcacagcactgagaaatctgatatgatataaaccgagtccgttctacagtttcaacCTAGCAACAAAAGagcacatttgtgggcggagtctAGGTAGATCAACTAGGTTACAGCAGAGCATCCAACATCTACTGATTATCATCAGACCTTATATAAGCTAGAGGTTAAATGCAATATATTGCTTAACCTCTGGACTATGACCTCTTGACCCCTCAGTCATACTCCCACAAGTCAATGTCCTGCACCCGGTGGCTGTGGGCCTGGTTCTGCCCATCGGTGAAGATGTAATACTGGGTGCTGTGGTAATCAGGCCTTCCACAGACCAGCTCCACCAATTCTCCATCGCTCTGAAGAACGAGGCGGCTGTTCTCCTCCTGAAACTGACCGTAGTGGAGCAGCAGGTGCTGGAAGCAAGCGAGCAGGCCTTTCCCCATGACCCCTGACCTTTCCAGGCTTGTCTTCAGCTCCAGGACCCTCTCCAGGTTCAGCGACTTGCCCAGGTAGGTCCTGCGCCGTGGCTGGACCACGAGACTGCGCTGGGGCTGCTGGGTAATGTAGGTGAGACGCAGCTCTCCACAGGTTATCCTCAGCTCCAGCTCGCTCAGGCCTGAAGGGTTCTTCTGGGCCTCGCGGCTCAGAACCCGTCTGGCCTGCTCCATGCAGCTCTCCAGCTCATCCTGGCAGAGATGCCCGGCGAAATGGCACTCGTTCAGACAGGTCGGGTCCAGCCTGGCGCCCACTGGGACTTTCTGGTGCAGCTCAGGCCCTTTCGGACCCAGACGGACGCTGTAGAGCAGGACGGGGGTCCCTGCCGTGATGCGCACCAGCTGCCGCTCACCCTCCACGGTGAGAGAGACATCACGACGCTTGGAAGCAGGAAAGCCCTCCAGCGTCTGCACGGCGAACTCCAGGTTGGTCTTCAGGTTGGAGTCCAGCAGCCCCTCCTGACGGATTTTAACCTTCGCAGACAGGAAGCTCTCCAGGTCCAAACTTGGCACTGTGTAGTTTTTGCTGGAGAAACATTGGAGTgcttatttttgcttatttaacttttaacagagaacacacacctGTACCCCTCTACACACACCTGTACCCCTCTACACACACCTGTACCCCTCTACACACACCtgtacccctctagcccacgcttgTCATTGGGCATGGCaatcttaggctcatgtgcggcTGCTttagtgtcccattctattgcgCAGTGCCTGTGTCAGCAAAGAGTGACCGTAAAATAGACGAATTCACTcagtagaaaagctgttttaattACCAAGACTGGTAATATCCCTTATTAAAATGACCAACTGTATCAAATCAGTGACCTTACAGCATCACTGAGAAACAACAC from Pygocentrus nattereri isolate fPygNat1 chromosome 5, fPygNat1.pri, whole genome shotgun sequence carries:
- the LOC108440808 gene encoding uncharacterized protein LOC108440808; this translates as MAVSMSPASGQKETGLRSPALLGKSSPSFTAMSEIKNYTVPSLDLESFLSAKVKIRQEGLLDSNLKTNLEFAVQTLEGFPASKRRDVSLTVEGERQLVRITAGTPVLLYSVRLGPKGPELHQKVPVGARLDPTCLNECHFAGHLCQDELESCMEQARRVLSREAQKNPSGLSELELRITCGELRLTYITQQPQRSLVVQPRRRTYLGKSLNLERVLELKTSLERSGVMGKGLLACFQHLLLHYGQFQEENSRLVLQSDGELVELVCGRPDYHSTQYYIFTDGQNQAHSHRVQDIDLWEYD